In Persicimonas caeni, a single window of DNA contains:
- a CDS encoding FecR domain-containing protein, with amino-acid sequence MSRTRDMSCEQVRQQAYRYRRGDLIGAETAAIEGHLESCATCRDYYERLGILLGSASAWDTSEESAYADALFEGIAARIEGPTESAPVESGAKTGAENDEQLPNEVAETPDEEISYSESSRNWLPAVIGLAAGVLLTLGVFWALQNSEESAVRSPVGGGSVVQQTDGRGEERGREQVREQSEEQGEAALARLTQQESRSPQVDVFASEDAKWSLSGDKELVLELERGELLVEFVPAADQTLRVDAPDFSVRVVGTVFYVSADEQGPKAGVLAGEVEVARQDGASTTLTAEHEIDAEFEARPMPEARVAALSRYVDADEHMAKLEGLARAEKAPERQRAPRKARAERAPERPDAGVRKAVQPAPKKAQTAERERRLPPDLERLRARAERATRKGQYHDAVRYYRSLLERLPPVHPIAASVHLDLAHIYLHRLNSPGRAAPYLRTFVERWPTDVAAPTARRELCKIAEQTGEPEPGCEVQQ; translated from the coding sequence ATGAGCCGTACACGCGACATGAGCTGCGAGCAGGTCCGCCAGCAGGCCTACCGCTACCGCCGAGGCGACCTTATCGGCGCCGAGACGGCGGCCATCGAAGGTCACCTGGAGTCGTGCGCGACCTGCCGCGACTACTACGAGCGATTGGGTATCCTGCTCGGGTCGGCCTCGGCGTGGGACACGTCCGAGGAGTCGGCGTACGCCGACGCACTCTTCGAGGGGATCGCCGCGCGCATCGAGGGACCGACGGAGTCCGCGCCGGTCGAGTCCGGCGCCAAGACGGGCGCCGAAAACGACGAGCAGCTACCCAACGAGGTGGCCGAGACCCCCGACGAAGAGATTTCGTATAGCGAGAGCTCCAGAAACTGGCTGCCCGCCGTCATCGGGTTGGCTGCCGGTGTGCTCCTGACGCTGGGCGTCTTCTGGGCGCTCCAGAATTCCGAGGAGAGCGCTGTCCGGTCGCCTGTTGGCGGCGGGTCGGTCGTGCAACAGACCGACGGGCGAGGCGAAGAACGGGGGCGAGAGCAAGTCCGAGAACAAAGCGAAGAGCAAGGCGAGGCAGCGCTCGCTCGGCTCACCCAGCAAGAGAGCAGATCCCCGCAGGTCGACGTCTTCGCAAGTGAGGACGCCAAGTGGTCGCTGTCGGGCGACAAAGAGTTGGTGCTCGAGCTCGAGAGGGGTGAACTCCTCGTCGAGTTCGTCCCCGCCGCCGACCAAACGCTGCGCGTCGACGCGCCCGACTTTTCGGTGCGCGTCGTCGGTACCGTCTTCTACGTGTCGGCCGACGAGCAGGGTCCGAAAGCTGGTGTGTTGGCTGGCGAAGTCGAGGTCGCCCGCCAGGACGGCGCGTCGACGACTTTGACCGCCGAGCATGAGATCGACGCCGAGTTCGAGGCGCGTCCCATGCCCGAAGCGCGCGTCGCGGCGTTGTCACGCTATGTCGACGCCGACGAGCATATGGCCAAACTCGAGGGGCTCGCACGGGCCGAGAAGGCTCCCGAGCGGCAACGCGCACCCCGAAAAGCCCGCGCGGAGCGTGCCCCCGAGCGACCGGACGCCGGCGTTCGAAAGGCTGTGCAGCCCGCGCCTAAGAAGGCTCAAACGGCCGAGAGAGAGCGGCGTTTGCCGCCCGACCTCGAGCGACTCCGCGCTCGTGCCGAGCGGGCAACCCGAAAGGGCCAGTACCACGACGCGGTGCGCTATTACCGAAGCCTCTTGGAGCGCCTCCCGCCCGTCCACCCGATCGCGGCGTCGGTCCACCTGGACCTCGCCCATATCTACCTGCACCGGCTCAACAGTCCGGGCCGAGCGGCGCCGTACCTGCGAACCTTCGTCGAGCGTTGGCCGACCGACGTGGCCGCGCCCACCGCGCGGCGAGAACTATGCAAGATCGCCGAGCAGACCGGGGAGCCCGAACCCGGATGCGAGGTGCAGCAATGA
- a CDS encoding RNA polymerase sigma factor, translating into MKAESQTSSSQETSPERSGEVADWVEAAAEGDMQAFRCLYDEFLPYVRHNIARLVGPRPEVDDLIQDVFVQVHGSLGDFRQESSFKTWLYRVTRNVTIDHLRKRKKTVELAELQPLRANARTLSKIEARDQVKALYAVLDQVSVESREAFILFEVEELKLREIAELTDTSINTVAARVRRTRERLRTFLEASHAEESS; encoded by the coding sequence GTGAAAGCGGAATCGCAGACCTCATCAAGTCAGGAGACCTCGCCGGAGCGATCCGGCGAGGTCGCCGACTGGGTCGAGGCTGCAGCCGAGGGTGACATGCAGGCGTTTCGGTGCCTGTACGACGAGTTTCTTCCCTACGTGCGCCACAATATCGCCCGACTCGTCGGGCCGCGTCCGGAGGTCGACGATCTCATCCAGGACGTCTTTGTGCAGGTGCACGGCTCGCTGGGGGATTTTCGCCAGGAGAGCAGCTTCAAGACGTGGCTCTATCGGGTCACGCGTAACGTGACCATCGACCACCTGCGCAAGCGCAAGAAGACCGTCGAACTCGCCGAGTTGCAGCCGCTTCGGGCCAACGCGCGAACGCTGTCGAAGATCGAGGCGCGTGACCAGGTCAAGGCTTTGTACGCCGTGCTCGACCAGGTGTCGGTGGAGAGTCGCGAGGCGTTCATCCTGTTCGAGGTCGAAGAGCTCAAGCTGCGCGAGATCGCCGAGCTGACCGATACGTCCATCAACACCGTCGCGGCCCGGGTGCGCCGCACCCGCGAGCGCTTGCGGACCTTTTTGGAGGCCTCGCACGCAGAGGAGTCGTCATGA